The DNA segment TGATTGCCGTCAGGTAGTGCTGGCGACCGGCGCTGGCCGGTGGCGGCATGATGGCATCCCAATTCATGTTGATGATGCGGTCCACGCCGCCCACCAGGAACGCCTGCACCGAGCGGTTGTATTCAGTGACGATAATCGTGCTGTTCGGGCCCGGCACCAGCGGCCGCATGCCGATCGCTTGCGACAGGTCAATAACCGGCAGGGTCTGGCCGCGCAGGTTGACCACGCCACAGACGAACGAATGGCGTTGTGGCATGAGCGTCAGCTTGGGCAGTTGCAGCACTTCCTGAACCTTGAAGACGTTGATCGCAAACAACTGGCGGCCCGCCAGCCGGAACATGAGGATTTCCAGGCGGTTCTCGCCCACCAACTGGGTACGCTGATCCACTGTGTCGAGAATGCCAGCCATGTAGAACTCCTGAAGCGTTAATGACGATACGTCTGCCCGGTGTATCGGCCGAAGCCGCTCAGACCTTAGCCTGTGCACCCGGGCTTTATCGCGAAATGGCAACCCACTGACTCCACCCGACACCTGATCAGACAACCGCCGGCGATCATTGATATCATATTAGCATCATGCTTTACTGGCTTTACCTTGCCAACTGCCTTGACGATATATATGTCGTTACGGGTCAGATCTTTTTTCAAGTATCAAAGAATTTGATGCTAGGGGTAACCCTGAGTCCAACTCAGGGCAAACCTGATATTCGCCTTATTCAATAGATATTATTGTGACACCATTCTCAATACATGAATGGAGTCAGGCTGTTGTTGTGCGTGCAGGCTCAAGCCCTGCCCCATGCGCGGCCGCCAAGGGGCAATGAAGCAAGCCTGCGCATCAGGGATCAAGTCGACGGCTGAGATTTTCGGCACTGGCTGGCTAATGCGTGCCGATAGACATCATATAGCCACCATCGAACAATATTCAGAATCCCCCTACAGACTTTCAGCTGAAATAGACATTAACTGTCTGGCATTCCCCGCGAGCGCTCTGTCTACGCGATCGATGAAGTACGGAGACCCAGAATGCTGAACAGTAATCAATGGCAGCAGCGACATGACCAGGTGCTGGATGAATGCCTGAGGTTGCTGGACCGCTCCGAAGACTGCCTGGCGCATCTGGAGATGATCGCCAACGACAAGGACGCTATCAAAGGCCTGCAAAGCACCTTGCGCTCACTCACCGAGAAAGCCGTCGGCGCAGCACTGCACAGTACCGCCAGCTTTGCTGGCCAGTTGCAGCAACAACTCGAAGGCCTGGGTGATGACATGCTGCAGCACGAAGCCCTGCGCACACTCAGAGACTGCCTGGGCCTGCTGGCCTGGCAACTGGAACTGATTGACCCGCAGACCGGCGAGCTGGGCATGGACGACAGCGAACAACACGAACTGCTCAACCGTCTTGCCGACCAGACCCGCGCAGCACCCAGGGCCGGTTGTTGATGCGGGGCAGACAAAAATATCCACACGCAACAAATAAGCCTTACGCTATCAATCAGCACAAACGCATTGCCGATGGTTTCGATATCAGGCATATCTTCGTTCATCAATACGGTTAAGTATTGCATTGCGATAACGGTTTGCTTGTCTGTAGCGCACCCATTGGGTCGCTGTCGCCGTGGACCACCAGCCAAGACTTTTCAATGATCGCCTTAATACCCCTGCGCAACTTGATCTCTCGCTTGTGCCCTATGGGCAACCGTTATGCCCTGGTGCTGACAGCCACACTCGGGACGCTCGCCACCCTCGCCAACACACTGGTTTATTGGCATACGCAGACACTGCCCGGCGCGTTGTTGCTGTTCAATCTGCTGACCTTGATCCTGCTCTGGCTGCCACAGCTGGGCGCACGCCAGGACGTTTGCCTGACCCCTGTTGAACTGGCCGAACACATGTTGCAGGTGCAAAAGACCGAGCGCCAACGACTCAGCCGCGAACTGCACGACGATATCGGCCAGATGCTCACTGCCGCCCGCCTGCAGCTCGACTGGTTGCAACGGCGCCTGCCGGACGATTGTCACGAACAGGGACGATTGCTCAACAACACACTGCAAGAGACGCTGGACAAGATCCGCGACCTGTCGAGCATCCTCAATCCGCGCCAGCTCTCAAGTCTGGGGCTGGAAGCGAGCCTGCGCTCGCATCTGGTACGCACCCTGGCCGACAGCGAGGTACGCTGGACCTTCGACTGCCCGCAACCGCTCAATGGCATTGCAGAAGAGATCGCCGTTGCCGCCTTCCGGATTACCCAGGAAGCGGTAACCAACATGCTGCGCCATGCTCAGGCACGCAACCTGGTGGTGCGCCTGCAACGTCTGCCCCACGGCTTGTCGCTGTTCATTCAGGACGATGGCCAGGGTTTCGAGCCAGCCTTGAGCCCCGCCCAGGAAAACCAGCGCGGTATCGCCGGCATGAGCGAACGGGCGTGCCTGCTCGGCGGCGCCTGGTCGCTGCACAGCGAACCAGGCGTCGGCACTCGTATTGAAGCCGTTTTCCCGTGGGCCCCACGCAACCAGCAACGGGCCCGCCCGCACAAGACCTGATCATGACCTGCACACTCTTACTGATCGACGACCACTCCCTGATCCGTGCCGGCATCCGCGCCATGGTTGCCGACATTCCCGGCTTCAGCGTGATCGGCGAAGCCGCTGACGGTGACCACCTGCCCGAACTGGCCCTGAGCCTGGACCCGGATATCGTCCTGCTGGACATCTCGATGAAGCAGACCAGTGGCCTGGATGCCCTGCAACAGCTATTGCGGGCAAGACCGCACAGCAAAGTGCTGATCATCTCGATGCATACCGAACCGGCACTGATCATGCGCGCCTTGCAGACCGGCGCCCACGGCTACCTGCTCAAAGACACCACCGCAACCGAGCTGCAGCACGCGCTCCTGGCGCTGGCAGCGGGCGAGCGCTATCTCAGCCCGGCGATTGCCCACACCGTCATCAATCAGGCGTTGCTCGGGACGCCGAGCCTGCCTCTGAACACCCAGGACAGCCTCAACCTGACGGCCCGGCAACTGGAAATCCTGCGCCTGATCGTGCGCGGCAAATCCACCCGGGAAATTGCCTCGGGCCTGGGCCTGTCGGTCAAAACCGTCGAGACCCACCGCGCGCAAATCATGAAGCGCTTGCAGATCTACGACATCGCAGGCCTGGTGCTGTACTGCGTACGCGAACGAATCATCAGTCTGGACGACTGAGCCACGGCGTCTCACTGTCGCCCAACAGCGCCGAACCGGCTGGCAAATGCACCATCAAGGCAGCATGACGCGCCTCGAAACGCAGGTGCTGGCAGTTGAGGGGTTCGCCATCGAGGTTGATATCCAGCCCGTGGACTGACTTGAGCTCGATCCAGGGCAGGCGGGCCCGGACGAACATGTTCTCGATACCCAAGCCGCCGGCCAGCAAACCTTTCAGGGTGCCGACCAGTTCCTGTGGGGCCGGCAGGATACTGATGTCCAGCAAGCCATCGTCGGCCAGCGCATTGGGGCATAACACATGACCGCCGCCGGCCTGTCGACCGTTACCGATGCCCAATGCCAGCAAGTCTCCGGCCCAGTGAAAGTCTGGACCGCTCAGTTCGCCATAGGCCGCATGCAGCTCACTGAAACGGGTCAGCCCAGTAAACAGGTATGCAGCGCCGCCGAGCACCTTTTTCAGGTCTTCGGAGGTATTGGCCGTCACCTGGCTGCCAAAGCCGCCGGTGGCCATGTTCAGAAACAGTCGCCCATCGACCTCGCCCAGATCGACGGCGCGCGCCGGAACGTCCAGCAGATCAAGTGCTGCATCGACCTCAAGCGGTACACCAGCGGCGTGGGCAAAATCGTTGGCAGTGCCCAGCGGCAGAATCACCAGGCTCACAGGCTGATCAGCCGTACGACTGAGCGCCAGCGCTTCGGCGATATCGCGCAGGGTGCCGTCGCCGCCTCCGGCGATCACCTGCCGATGACCGGCGGCCAGGGCTTCGGCAACCAGCCGCTGGGCATCGCCGGCTTCCCAGGTCAGACGCACATCAAGCTCCCACCCCTGCTCGCGCTTGCGGGCAACCGCATCGCGGACCTGCTCGTTGAGCGACTGCTTGCCATGAAGAATCAGAATCGCTCTGCGTTGTGCCATGACACTCCCCTGTGTTTGATCAAAGGTTGCTGTCTATCCCGCGACTCTTGGTTCGGTGCATGACAGGTCTGCTTATGACCCCGGACGAAGTGAAAGCGCTCGCGGCTTCGAAGATTTTTTTATCCGGGCGCCATGGCCTCGTTGCCCCGTGTTTATTGAGCCATATTGCCATCAGGCGCCTTGACACGCTCTAGCGCCGGCAAAACCCGGACGAGAAACTCCACGTTTTCTGTTGCATGAGCTTTACTGTCAAAAAAGCTGCTCAAGGAGGTTTGCGCTATGAATCAAGGACTCATCCCGCAACACAACGGTAATACGCCGACCGACCGTGCCCGGGCCAATGCCCGCATGACCTCCTCCTGCAGCCAGACCGCCACATCCTTGACAGACGCCAGACCAACCTCGACTTATTGACCCACACCGCTACTGATCAGCCATGGATCGATACCCAACCAAAGGATTAATAGCAGTGAGTGAGCGCCATGCGTTTACAACCCGTTGACAGTCTTTCCCTGACCCGTACCAGCCTGGTGGAATACTTCCTGTTTGGTATCCGTCTGGCCCATGGTCTGGCCTGCATTCTGCCAGGGCTGGTGATTCTGGCCCTCGACCCCGCAGCACCCGCAGATGCCGCCAAAGGGCAACTGGGCATGCTGCTGGTGTTCGGCATCCTCAGCGTGGTGGTATTCCAGGCCTTGGGGGTGTATTCCGAAGCGCTGTTCAGCAACTCGGTGCGCCTGCGCATGATCGTGTTTGCCTGGACCGCCGCATTCGGTCTGCTGCTGATCATGCACCACATGATGGATGTGCTCGAAGCGGTCGATCAGGACCAGCTGTTGCTCTGGTATCTGGCGACTCTGGGATTGCTGAGCATCGTGCGGCTGATGCTGCTGGTGCTGTTCCGTCAACAAATGAAAAAGGGCGTATTCCTGCAGACGGCGGTGATTCTCGGCGCGACGGAGAACGGCCTGCGGCTGGCCGAGTATCTGGTCGAACATCAGGACATCCGTTCCGGGGTCATCGGTTTTATCGACGATCGCATCGGGCGCATGCCCAAGACGGTCGCCAACCTGCCTTTGCTGGGCAACACCGGCGACCTGGAGCGGCTGATCCGCGAAGACAAGGTCACTCAGGTGCTGGTGGCGCTGCCATGGACTGCAGAAAACCGCATGGACTACATCATTCGCGAACTGCGTCGCCTGCCGGTCAATGTGTTGCTGGTGCCAGACATGATTGCCTTCCGGCACACCCACAACCGCATCACGGAAGTGGCCAGCCTGCCGATGTTCAACGCCTCCGATGTGCCGCTCAGTGGCTGGTCGCCGTTCATCAAGCGTGCCGAGGATATCGTTCTATCGTCGCTGGCCATCCTGGCCCTGTCGCCACTGATGCTGCTTATCGCTGCCGCGATCAAACTCGACTCCAAAGGGCCGGTGCTGTTCCGCCAGAAGCGCTACGGCTACAACAACCGCCTCATCGAGGTATTCAAGTTTCGCTCCATGCATCAGCACCAGGCTGATGCCTCAGCGGAAAAACAGACCACCCGCAACGACGCCAGGGTTACGCGGGTCGGGCGCTTCATCCGCAAGACCAGCCTGGATGAGCTGCCACAGCTGTTCAATGTAGTGGCCGGCAGCATGTCAATGGTGGGCCCGCGCCCCCATGCCACAGCCACCAAGGCGGCCGGCATTCTCTTCGAGCAAGCGGTGAAGGAGTACACCTCGCGCCACCGGGTCAAACCTGGCATTACCGGCCTGGCGCAGATCAAGGGCTACCGGGGTGAGACAGATACCGTCGAGAAAATCGAGAAGCGCGTCGAACTTGATCTTGAGTACATCGAAAACTGGTCCGTCTGGTTCGATCTCTACATCCTTCTGCGCACTGTTCCGGCAGTGCTACTCAACCGAGAGGTCTATTGATGAGCACCCTCATCCCCTGCATCGTCGCCGGTGGTTCCGGCACCCGACTCTGGCCGGTCTCTCGCGAAGCCATGCCCAAGCCGTTCATGCGCCTTCCCGATGGCGAAAGCCTGCTCCAGAAAACGTTCAACCGCGCCACCCACCTGCCGGGTGTCGAGCGCCTGCTGACCGTCACCAACCGTGAGGTGTACTTCCGCACGGTGGACGACTACCGCCCGTTGAACAAACAGCGGGCAAAACTGGACTTCATCCTGGAACCTGCCGGGCGCAACACGGCCCCGGCGATTGCCGCCGCGGCCTTGCATGTATCGACACTTTACGGGGCCCAAAGCCAGTTGCTGATTCTGCCGGCCGATCACCTGATCGCTGACGTGCCAGCGTTCGAGGCGGCGGTGGCCCGCGCCCGTGAGCTGGCCGAGCAAGGCTGGCTGGTGACCTTCGGTATTCTGCCCGACAAGCCGGAAACCGGCTTTGGCTACATCGAAAAGGGCCAGGCGCTCAACGGCGCCGGTTATCAGGTCGCGCGCTTCGTTGAAAAACCTGATGCCGCTACTGCCAAGGCCTGGGTCGATGGCGGTCTGCATCTGTGGAACGCCGGGATGTTCTGCCTGCGTGTCGATGTGCTGCTGGCAGAGCTGCAAGCCCATGCCCCCGACGTACTGGAAGCGGTGCAAGCGTGCCTGGACAAGAGCACCAGCAAGCAAGGCAGCAATGAATTGCAGCTCGAACTGGACGCTGAGCTGTTCGCTCAGGTGCCGGATATATCCATTGACTATGCGCTGATGGAGCGTTCGGCCAAGGTCGCGGTAGTGCCCTGCCAACTGGGCTGGAGCGATATCGGTTCGTGGCAGGCGCTGCGCGAGCTGACCCCGGCCGACGCCAATGGCAACCAGTTCAATGGCGAGACTGTTCTGCACGACGTGCATAACTGCTACATCGACTCGCCCAAGCGGCTGGTCGGTGCGGTGGGGCTGGAAAACCTGATCATCATCGACACCCCCGATGCGCTACTGGTCGCCGATGGCAACCGCACCCAGGATGTGAAACTGATCGCCCAGCAACTCAAGCGTCAGAACCACGAGGCCTACCGCCTGCACCGCACAGTGACCCGGCCATGGGGCACCTACACCGTGCTGGAGGAAGGCAAACGCTTCAAGATCAAGCGCATCGTGGTTCACCCGCAGGCTTCGCTGTCACTCCAGATGCATCATCACCGCAGTGAACACTGGATCGTGGTCAGCGGCATGGCTACCGTCACCAATGGCGAACGCGAATTCATGCTCGACACCAACGAGTCGACCTTCATCAAACCCGGCCACACCCACCGGCTGGTCAACCCCGGTGTCATTGACCTGGTGATGATCGAAGTACAAAGCGGTGAGTACCTGGGCGAGGACGATATCGTGCGCTTTACCGACATTTATGGACGAGTGCCGGCCCAGGCCAACAAGGCCTGACCCTGGCGAAATGCAGAATTGCCCGCACCACCCGGCGTGGGCAACCGGACAGCGTTGCATCCTGGAATCGGCAGACAGGGATTGTTGAGGTTTCACCAAGGCGATACTGAAACAGCAACAGCCCCGATGTCGACATGACTGTTTTTCCCCGTCAGGGAGCTGTATTCATGCATCAGAAACGTTCACGGCTCTTGCAGAGCTTGCTGGTGGCAACCAGCGTACTGGCACTGAGTGCCTGTAATACTCCGGCCAGGGTTGGCCTGCCGGAGGACCAGGCCGTGATCGAGGCTGCGCAGAATGCCGGCCGCGAACTGGCCGGCAAGCCGCTGCCGGCCCAGAAGATTCGCTCTGGTGACACCCTGCGGATCGTCCGCAACACCGGTGAACCACCGACCATCTCGGCGTTCACCGCCAACTCGATTTACGAGCTGACCCTGTTTCAGGTGCTCACCGATGGCACCTTCTCGTACCCCTATATCGGTACTGTGCAGGCCGCCGGCCTGACCGTGCCGGAACTGACCCGACAATTGCAGAGCCGTCTGGAGAGCGTGTACCGCGAGACGGCGCTGACCATCAATATTTCCCAAGCGCCGGGCAACACCGTGTTCGTCGGTGGTGCGGTGCGCAACTCGGCGTCACTGCCGGTGACCGTGGCCACCACCCTGGATCAGGCGATTGTTGGCGCCGGCGGCGTGGCACCCGACGCCGATGCCCGTCAGGTGGCGCTGCTGCGCCTGGAGGATAACGGCCTGTACAAGACTTACCTGTTCGATTACAGCAAGTTCCTCTGGGCCTCCGCCGAAGCCCCGCGAGGGCCTGTGTGGCTGCAACGCGGTGATGTGGTGTTCGTTCCCAAGTCCTCGGTCGGCAACAAGGTCGACGGTGTCAACCTGTACTTCAACCAGTTGATCCCTTTCGCCAAATCGATCGGTCTGGGCCTGAACTACGAGTTGCGTAGTCAAAATTAATCGTCAGGGAATCAGACATGATCAGTATCCGTTCCTTTCGCGACCTGCTGCGCCTGTTCTTTATTTTCCGGCGAGAGGTCCAGACCACCGTCCTGGTGAGCTTCATCATCGTCGTGCTGGGCGCTTTCATTCTGCCCAACCGTTATGAGTCCACTGCCCTGCTGCTGGTCAAGCCGGGCCGCGACAGCAGCACGGTGCCGATCGAATTGTCCAACCGCCAGGCCATCGTGGTGCCCAGCGCCATGCGCGACCCACTACTCGATGAAGAGCGCATGCTGACCGGTCGACCCATCACCCGCACGGTGGCCGAGCAATACCTGGCGAAAATGTCCGAAGCCCGGCAGGACGCGGGCTTCATGACCTCGGTGAAGAACCTGCTCAAGGACTCGGTGTATGCCGTGGTCGATACCGGCCACAAGTTTCTGGAACTGATCGGTCTGGTCGAGCGGCGCTCCCAGATCGAGCGACTCGCCGAGTCCCTCGAAAAAGGCTTCAAGGTTCGCCACGATCCGGGCTCTTCGGTGATGGAGCTGACCTTCACCTGGGATGACCCGGCGGTGGCCCAGGACGTGCTGCGCCACTGGATCGAGGAGTATCAGGTACAACGCACCAAGACCCTGGGCCGGGTCAGCCTGTATGCCTTCTTCGACACCGAGGTCAAGGAAACCGGCGCCAACATCATCGCCTACAAGCAACAGATCCAGGCCTACCTGAACCAGCTCAGTGCGGTGAGCATCGCCCAGCGTCTGGCCGACACCTCTCAGGGTCTGAACGATCTGCGCACCGAGCGTAACAACACCATCCGCGCCATCGCCTCGACCAAGGCCGGCCTCGACACCCTGAGCAAACAACTGGCCAGCCAGCCCAAGACCGTCTCGGCCGGCCGTGAGCTGTCACTCAACCCCAACCGCCAGGATCTGCAAAACCGGATCAACGCCAAGGAAGTCGAGCGCCAGGAACTGCGTCGTTCGTTCCGCGACACGGCGCCGCCGGTCAGGGCTATCAACGAGGAAATCGACAATCTCAAGCAACTGCTCAAAGAGCAGGACGCGACCATCCAGCGTTCGGAAAGCATCACTCCCAACCCGATCTACAACCGCATGCAGAACGTCTACGCCGACCAGCAGACCAGCTACGCAAGGCTGCAGACGCAACTGGCCCAGCAAGACGCACAACTGGCACAACTGGAAAAGGACCGGCTGCTGGCCTTGAGCCTGGAGCCGGAGCTGTCACGCCTGCAGAACGAGCTGGATGCCGCCGAAAAAAGCTACGCGTTGTACAGCGACAGCCTGGAAAAAGCGCGCATCGACCGCGAGCTGGATAACAGCCAGATCAGCAACATCGCGTTGATCGAAGAAGCCACCTTCAACCCCAGCCGGGTCTTCCCCAAGAGCCTGCTGATGCTGGTGCTGGCCTTGCCGCTGAGCTTGCTGGTGGGTCTGCTGGCACTGTACTTCTTCTACCTGCTCGACCAGCGCATCCACGATGGCGAAAAAATCGAGAGCCGCTTTGGCGTGCCGGTGTGGACCAGCTTGCCAGACCTGGAGCGCGCCCAGGAACGCAGCGCGGCGTTCACCTCGCACCTGCACCGGGTCTACGGCATCCTGCCGCTGGGCCAGGTCAAGGAGCGCGGCCTGGCGATCGGCTTTACCTCTGAACACAAGGGCGAAGGGGTGAGGTTCGTCATCGAGCGGCTTGCCGCCATGCTGGCCGAACATGGCCATACCGTGCGCACCGAAGGACCAGGGCCGGCCAGCCCCGGCGAGATCGTGCTGATCAATGCCTCGGGCCTGTATGGCAACGACAAGACCTTCGTACTGCTGCGTGAAGCCGACCTGATTGTGCTGATCGTGCGCGCAGAACAGACCACCGTGCCGATGCTCGAAGACGCGCTGACCACCCTGAACACCGCCTTCAAGCGGGTCGACGGCATCATCCTCAACCGCCGCCGCTTCGAAGTCCCGGAGAAAGTACTGAAGTTTTTCAAACGCATCGGGAGTCGTGGCTGATGCGCGTGGCCCTGATCGCCCCATTGCCGCCCGAGCAGAACGGCATCGCCGACTATGCCGGCCATTTGCGCAACGCCCTGCAGGCGCTGGACGTGGAGGTGGTCACGCCGTTGCAAGGCGTGGGCAACGATCCGCGCCAAGCCCGCCAACGCATCGCCGACAGCAATTGGCAAGGCATTGACCTGGTGCATGCCGAAATCGGCGGCGGACGGCTGGCCGAGTTCCGCGCCTTGCAGGCGCTGCGCGAGCGTTTCGCCCAACTGCCGTTGACCGCCACAGTGCATGACCCGGAACGGCTGGTGTGGCGCCTGGAAAAGCTGCCCTGGCCGCTGTCACTGGCCGAACACCTGCCCTCGCCCGTCCCTCAGGCAGCCACCCTGCTGGCTGACCCGTTGTGCCTGCGCGAGGAACGCCAGCTGGCGCGCAGCATGACCCGTCTGGTGACGCTGACCCGCGCCGGCAGCCAGAGCCTGCGCCAGCGCATGGGCTTGCACGAGCAACAAATGGTGGTGATCAACCACGGCAATCTGGCCATCGAGCCACAGCCGCTGCCGCCGCTCCAGCCGCTGCGGCTGTTGTACTTCGGTTTTATCTATCGCGGCAAAGGCATCGAAGACTTGCTCGACGCGCTGGCCAGCCTTTTTGTCAGCCAGCCGGCCTTGCGCGCCAAAGTGCGTCTGACCCTGGCCGGTGGCAGCGAACCGGAAATGGCCTTCGCCAGCAAGGGCAGCTACCTCGAGGAGCTGCGCCTGCGCATTCGTCAGTTGGGCTTGAGCGACCTGATCGACTGGCAACTGGACCTGCCTGGCGACCAGATTGCCCCGCTGATCCAGGCCCATCATCTGATGGTGCTGCCGTACCGCGAATCCAGCAAGCTCAGGCTGCTGGGCGAATTGCGCGGCACCAGCGGCGCACTGTCGTGGGCAGTGGCATGCGGCCGCGGGGTGATCACCTCCGACGCCCGCTCGTTTGCCGAAGAGGTGTCGCACGGCAACGGCACGATCTACCCGCAAGGTGATGTGCAGGCGTTAAGCAAGGCCCTGGCGCAAGTTTGCAGCGACCCTCAGTTAGCTGCGCAGTGGGCTGCCAGCGCTGCGCAACTGGGCCAGGCGCGGCAGTGGCAGCACACCGCCGAACGTTTCCGCGACATGTTCCGCCAGGCCTGCGGGCAGAGGTGAACCATGCTGAATGGCACATGCAAAAAATGGCTGTACTGCGCATTGCTGGCCGCAAGCCTGGCGCCGTCTGCGGCACTCAAGGCCGAAACGATCCTCAAGGCCTCGCGGCCGGTGGAGTGGCAGGATTTTCTCGGTGTCAATGTGCAGTTCCCGTACTTCACCCCGGACATCTACCAGCAACAGATGAATCGCCTCGACGCGCTGGGCCTGAACTGGGTGCGCCTGACCCTGCACTGGCCGCTGATCGAGCCACGCAAGGATCAACTGGAACTGGGCACCGTGGACGCCGCAATGAGCGCGATGCACGAGCGCGGTTACAACGTGCTGGCGTATCTGGTCGGCTCGGCGCCGTTTGCCAGCAGCGCACCGGCCAATGCCGAAGGCCGCGACCAGTTTCCGCCAACCGACTTCGGTCTGTTCGCCACCCGCATGGCCAGCCTCGCCCAGCGCTATCCACAGGTGAACACCTGGCAGGTGTGGAACGAGCCCAATATTGTCTGGCGCCCCAAGGAAGACCCGGTGGCTTATGCCCGTCTGCTGGCCGTCAGCACCGAGGCGATTCGCAAGGCCGTACCCGGCAAGCCGGTGGCCACCGCCGGCATGGCCTATTACAGCCAGATGCACAGTACCCCCGGCTACATGTTGCAGACCCTGGTCGAGGGCGGGCTGGGTCAGCAGAACGTGGTCGCGGCCTATCACCCCTACTCCGAATACCCTGAAGGCGACTCGCCAGCCGACCGGGATTTTCTGGTGCGCGGCAACGCCATGAACCAGTTGCTGCACAGCAATGGCGTGCAACAGGTGTGGGCCACCGAATGGGGCTGGTCGAGCTACGCAGGACCGGTGGAAATGCAGGCGCTTATCGGTTTGCGTGGCCAGGCCGACTACACCCTGCGGCGCCTGGCACTGATGAGCACGATGGACTACCAGCGCATTTTCCTGTTCAACCTCAGCGACCTGGACGAACGCGCCACCGCCCGTGACCAAGGCTATGGACTGGTGGACCTGCAAGGCAATCCGAAACCTGTGTACCTGGCGCTGCAGAACTTCCTGAAAATCACCGGCCCGCGCTTGTTGCCCGCCGACCCGCCGGCGGTCAGCAGCGTGCCCCGCGACCTGTACGCCGTGTCATGGAGCCGCCCGGACGGCAGCCAGTTACTGATGACGTGGAG comes from the Pseudomonas sp. StFLB209 genome and includes:
- a CDS encoding cellulase family glycosylhydrolase, whose translation is MLNGTCKKWLYCALLAASLAPSAALKAETILKASRPVEWQDFLGVNVQFPYFTPDIYQQQMNRLDALGLNWVRLTLHWPLIEPRKDQLELGTVDAAMSAMHERGYNVLAYLVGSAPFASSAPANAEGRDQFPPTDFGLFATRMASLAQRYPQVNTWQVWNEPNIVWRPKEDPVAYARLLAVSTEAIRKAVPGKPVATAGMAYYSQMHSTPGYMLQTLVEGGLGQQNVVAAYHPYSEYPEGDSPADRDFLVRGNAMNQLLHSNGVQQVWATEWGWSSYAGPVEMQALIGLRGQADYTLRRLALMSTMDYQRIFLFNLSDLDERATARDQGYGLVDLQGNPKPVYLALQNFLKITGPRLLPADPPAVSSVPRDLYAVSWSRPDGSQLLMTWSASAASLSFPRIFDAVLHDPLDGTRTSLANRQGITLTLKPSLQILEWKP
- a CDS encoding glycosyltransferase, whose protein sequence is MRVALIAPLPPEQNGIADYAGHLRNALQALDVEVVTPLQGVGNDPRQARQRIADSNWQGIDLVHAEIGGGRLAEFRALQALRERFAQLPLTATVHDPERLVWRLEKLPWPLSLAEHLPSPVPQAATLLADPLCLREERQLARSMTRLVTLTRAGSQSLRQRMGLHEQQMVVINHGNLAIEPQPLPPLQPLRLLYFGFIYRGKGIEDLLDALASLFVSQPALRAKVRLTLAGGSEPEMAFASKGSYLEELRLRIRQLGLSDLIDWQLDLPGDQIAPLIQAHHLMVLPYRESSKLRLLGELRGTSGALSWAVACGRGVITSDARSFAEEVSHGNGTIYPQGDVQALSKALAQVCSDPQLAAQWAASAAQLGQARQWQHTAERFRDMFRQACGQR